A single region of the Triticum dicoccoides isolate Atlit2015 ecotype Zavitan chromosome 2B, WEW_v2.0, whole genome shotgun sequence genome encodes:
- the LOC119364542 gene encoding MLP-like protein 423: MASKVELVVEVKSPAEKLWTAMRESTELFPKIFPEQYKSIETVEGDGKSAGTVRLIKYTEGVPMVTFAKEKVEVADDEKKVVSYSVVDGELVSFYKNFRVTVQVTDKGADGAGAVVNWTMDFDKASDEVPEPDVIKETAAKTFHDLDDYLLKN; encoded by the exons ATGGCGTCCAAGGTCGAGCTGGTGGTGGAGGTGAAGTCGCCGGCGGAGAAGCTGTGGACGGCGATGCGCGAGTCGACGGAGCTGTTCCCCAAGATCTTCCCCGAGCAGTACAAGAGCATCGAGACCGTGGAGGGCGACGGCAAGTCCGCCGGCACCGTCCGCCTCATCAAGTACACCGAGG GGGTTCCGATGGTGACGTTCGCCAAGGAGAAGGTGGAGGTGGCGGACGACGAGAAGAAGGTGGTGTCGTACAGCGTGGTGGACGGCGAGCTGGTGAGCTTCTACAAGAACTTCAGGGTGACGGTGCAGGTGACCGACAAGGGCGCCGACGGCGCCGGCGCGGTGGTGAACTGGACCATGGACTTCGACAAGGCCAGCGACGAGGTGCCCGAGCCGGACGTCATCAAGGAGACCGCCGCCAAGACCTTCCACGACCTCGACGACTACCTCCTCAAGAACTAG